A single Dreissena polymorpha isolate Duluth1 chromosome 14, UMN_Dpol_1.0, whole genome shotgun sequence DNA region contains:
- the LOC127858663 gene encoding uncharacterized protein LOC127858663 yields MKTILSVGACWFLFVFINVEAVTDGDFQSLLARLYALEEKQAFSEQRIAALETENMLSQKRIADLEKYKTFSERRVAALERKNRRNDAHAIVMKMYAQKVALENDKILSDKATTKGFDNTLSDELFSLLDKGKILPSKKISSVENEYAVTPNRRVNDDRNTAAETTNRPNAVLQSEHRRFVAAGTVAFSAIKLDHQEHMGINQNILFGNVLTNEGGGYHPNLGVFIAPQSGVYVFSSAIMTNINKEQYSAIAVNGNLVAQIYGHADNGRHDQGSQTVVLKLNAGDEVAVQNRQSNGDVWGSQFSSFSGCLVWL; encoded by the exons ATGAAGACCATATTGTCAGTGGGGGCATGTtggtttttatttgtgtttataaatGTTGAAGCGGTAACAGATGGGGATTTTCAATCACTGCTTGCCAGGCTTTATGCGCTCgaagaaaaacaagcattttccGAGCAACGAATCGCTGCGCTGGAAACGGAAAATATGTTGTCCCAGAAAAGAATCGCCGACTTAGAAAAGTACAAGACATTTTCCGAAAGAAGGGTCGCTGCGCTTGAAAGAAAAAACAGAAGAAATGATGCACATGCTATCGTAATGAAAATGTATGCACAAAAAGTCGCGCTTGAAAACGACAAGATACTGTCCGACAAAGCCACAACGAAAGGATTCGACAACACTCTGTCTGACGAATTATTTTCCTTGCTTGATAAGGGCAAAATATTACCTAGCAAAAAAATCTCTTCTGTTGAGAACGAATATGCAGTAACACCCAACCGGAGGGTCAATGATGATAGAAACACTGCTGCGGAAACTACGAATCGGCCAAATGCTG TACTTCAATCGGAACACAGACGATTTGTTGCAGCAGGGACTGTAGCATTTTCTGCAATAAAACTGGATCACCAAGAGCACATGGGCATAAATCAGAACATACTGTTCGGTAATGTTCTCACGAATGAAGGAGGCGGCTACCATCCTAATCTCGGTGTCTTCATAGCTCCACAATCTGGCGTTTACGTGTTCTCATCTGCGATTATGACTAACATTAATAAAGAGCAATATTCTGCCATAGCAGTCAACGGAAACCTCGTCGCGCAGATTTATGGCCATGCAGACAATGGAAGACACGACCAGGGCAGCCAGACGGTTGTCTTAAAGCTGAATGCTGGAGATGAAGTCGCTGTTCAAAATAGGCAATCAAATGGTGATGTCTGGGGTTCGCAGTTTTCGTCATTCAGTGGCTGTTTAGTATGGCTGTAA
- the LOC127858311 gene encoding uncharacterized protein LOC127858311 encodes MDFEEQIAVAMAAAISGLAVAIASVVAAMVYKRRKLKQRQKLLDANMQRGTSRRIQRNPSFNEQFQGISETTLSTDAPFIISGNLITPTSERVNPVYLDEDGLTLKRNQSLRLDNSISSIPRAGVGDARKTWGYENDTNFGEVDVHCGNAMTANRHEPHSASQCQNRDRYDGRPTPAVTSPADAWFKGRLGSSRYMDYSSATGTDRHITHGTGRALHGNPMLKRVQSTPARRQGQTAKENSAFKRNQSLMSRDHIVPAPQTQSERAGVHFYRANTPGVEQSDDNRTQFSMRRSGSLLWRDNRIGNFS; translated from the exons ATGGACTTCGAGGAACAGATAGCTGTCGCCATGGCAGCAGCTATATCTGGTCTGGCTGTCGCTATAGCTAGCGTGGTCGCCGCAATGGTGTACAA AAGACGCAAGTTAAAGCAACGACAAAAACTACTAGACGCCAACATGCAACGAGGTACTTCCAGACGTATTCAAAGAAATCCCAGTTTCAACGAGCAATTCCAGGGCATTTCTGAGACGACATTGTCTACTGACGCACCGTTCATTATTTCGGGAAACTTAATCACACCAACTTCGGAAAGAGTGAACCCAGTCTACTTGGACGAAGATGGCTTGACATTGAAGAGAAACCAGTCTCTGCGGCTCGATAACAGCATTTCAAGCATCCCTAGAGCGGGCGTTGGAGACGCCAGGAAAACATGGGGATATGAAAATGATACCAATTTTGGTGAGGTCGATGTGCATTGTGGGAACGCAATGACCGCAAACAGACACGAACCCCATTCGGCGTCTCAGTGTCAAAATCGTGACCGATATGATGGTAGACCAACTCCCGCGGTTACATCACCAGCAGACGCTTGGTTCAAAGGAAGACTGGGTTCTTCTCGCTACATGGATTACTCGTCTGCTACTGGTACCGACAGACATATTACTCATGGTACCGGCAGAGCACTTCATGGGAATCCGATGTTAAAGCGGGTACAGTCTACGCCCGCACGCAGACAGGGTCAGACCGCAAAGGAAAACTCCGCTTTCAAACGCAACCAGTCGTTGATGTCACGTGACCATATAGTCCCTGCCCCACAGACACAATCAGAGAGGGCGGGCGTTCATTTTTATCGCGCAAACACCCCGGGAGTTGAACAATCGGATGACAACAGGACGCAGTTTTCAATGAGGAGAAGTGGAAGTCTACTGTGGCGGGATAACCGCATCGGCAACTTTTCATGA